From one Thalassobaculum sp. OXR-137 genomic stretch:
- the lpdA gene encoding dihydrolipoyl dehydrogenase, with protein MRDISCKVLVIGAGPGGYVCAIRAGQLGLDTVIVDGAPLGGTCLNVGCIPSKALIHAADEFHKLDEAAAGNTPFGLSASAPKIDFAKTIAWKDGIVERLNMGVGGLLKKAGVKSIRGWAKFVDGKTVEVATDTGTQTIRAESVVIATGSEPVELPDLPFGDRVMSSTGALALKEVPRSMAVVGGGYIGLELGTAFAKLGCRVTVVEAADHVLPLYDAELVRPVLARLEELGVTVLTGAKAGGIDKKGLKVDHGGESKTVAADKVLVTVGRRPKTEGYGLEELDLDRSGRFIRIDDRCRTSMRGVYAIGDVSGEPMLAHRAMAQGEMVADILAGERRSWDKVAIPAICFTDPEIVTVGLSPAEAEADGHKTISKLFPFQANGRAMTTAREDGFVRVVAREDNHLLLGVQAVGAHVSEMAAGFALALEMGARLEDVAGTIHAHPTHGEAFHEAALRTLGHALHI; from the coding sequence ATGCGCGATATCAGCTGCAAGGTTCTCGTCATCGGCGCCGGACCCGGCGGCTATGTCTGCGCCATCCGCGCCGGCCAGCTCGGCCTGGATACGGTCATCGTGGACGGCGCGCCGCTGGGCGGCACCTGCCTCAATGTCGGCTGTATCCCGTCCAAGGCGCTGATCCACGCCGCCGACGAGTTCCACAAACTGGACGAGGCGGCGGCGGGCAATACGCCCTTCGGTCTGTCGGCATCGGCACCGAAGATCGATTTCGCCAAGACCATCGCCTGGAAGGACGGCATCGTCGAACGGCTGAACATGGGCGTCGGCGGGCTGCTGAAGAAGGCCGGCGTGAAGTCGATCCGCGGCTGGGCCAAGTTCGTCGATGGCAAGACCGTGGAGGTCGCCACCGATACCGGCACCCAGACGATCCGCGCCGAGAGCGTGGTCATCGCCACCGGCTCGGAGCCGGTCGAGCTGCCGGATCTGCCCTTCGGCGACCGGGTGATGTCGTCCACCGGCGCGCTGGCGCTCAAGGAGGTGCCGCGCTCCATGGCGGTTGTCGGCGGCGGCTATATCGGGCTCGAGCTGGGCACCGCCTTCGCCAAGCTCGGCTGCCGGGTGACGGTGGTGGAAGCGGCCGACCATGTGCTGCCGCTCTACGATGCCGAACTGGTACGGCCGGTGCTGGCGCGGCTGGAAGAGTTGGGCGTCACTGTGCTGACCGGTGCCAAGGCCGGCGGGATCGACAAGAAGGGGCTGAAAGTCGACCACGGCGGGGAGTCCAAGACCGTTGCTGCCGACAAGGTGCTGGTCACGGTCGGGCGCCGCCCGAAGACCGAGGGCTACGGGCTGGAGGAGCTGGATCTCGACCGCTCCGGCCGGTTCATCCGGATCGACGACCGCTGCCGAACCTCCATGCGCGGCGTCTATGCCATCGGCGACGTCTCGGGCGAGCCGATGCTGGCGCACCGGGCCATGGCTCAGGGCGAGATGGTGGCGGACATCCTGGCCGGCGAGCGCCGCTCCTGGGACAAGGTGGCGATCCCCGCCATCTGCTTCACCGATCCCGAGATCGTCACCGTCGGTCTCAGCCCGGCCGAGGCGGAGGCGGACGGCCACAAGACGATCTCCAAGCTGTTCCCGTTCCAGGCCAACGGCCGGGCGATGACGACGGCGCGGGAGGACGGCTTCGTGCGGGTGGTCGCGCGCGAGGACAACCACCTGCTGCTCGGCGTGCAGGCGGTCGGCGCCCATGTCTCGGAGATGGCGGCGGGCTTCGCGTTGGCGCTGGAGATGGGCGCGCGGCTGGAGGATGTCGCGGGCACGATCCACGCCCACCCGACCCACGGCGAGGCGTTCCACGAGGCCGCCCTGCGGACCTTGGGTCACGCACTGCACATCTAA